The Chthonomonas sp. genome includes a window with the following:
- a CDS encoding SGNH/GDSL hydrolase family protein produces the protein MRRIFVAVAVLVAAVSSQAQIKKVVIFGDSLSDVGNTNSVTFGFAPGSGYWSGRFSNGPVWIERFSTRFHLGSVVRSQANGWNYAFGGAKTGSGYVSLVIANCATQVSRYLSRTSPAATDLFVLWIGGNDYLDGATNWTTAINNIGSDITRLASAGARLILVPNLPPLGLIPRYVGGANQNAMTNLTTGHNAALAARIALLRSLYPATTMVLLDIEQKLKDIVMSPQAYGFTNVTSQAMGLSGINPDAYLFWDDVHPTRRAHELLGQLAGKALAEYMVRTSR, from the coding sequence ATGCGTCGCATTTTTGTTGCCGTCGCGGTCTTAGTTGCCGCCGTCAGTTCCCAAGCGCAGATCAAAAAGGTCGTCATCTTCGGGGATAGTCTCAGCGACGTGGGGAATACGAACTCGGTGACGTTTGGGTTTGCGCCAGGTTCGGGCTATTGGAGTGGGCGGTTCTCGAATGGTCCGGTATGGATCGAGCGCTTCTCCACGAGGTTTCACCTTGGGTCGGTCGTCCGCAGTCAGGCGAATGGTTGGAACTACGCGTTCGGTGGTGCCAAAACAGGCTCGGGATACGTGAGCCTGGTGATCGCTAACTGTGCGACCCAAGTGAGCCGGTACCTGAGCCGTACCAGCCCGGCTGCGACTGATCTGTTCGTTCTTTGGATCGGCGGAAACGACTACCTGGATGGCGCGACGAACTGGACCACGGCCATCAACAATATCGGCTCGGACATCACTCGCCTTGCGAGCGCCGGTGCTCGTCTGATCCTCGTCCCCAATTTGCCTCCCCTCGGACTGATCCCACGCTACGTCGGCGGCGCGAACCAGAACGCGATGACGAACTTGACCACGGGCCACAACGCGGCCTTGGCCGCGCGGATTGCTCTGCTCCGGAGCCTGTATCCGGCGACGACCATGGTGCTCCTCGACATTGAGCAGAAGCTCAAGGACATCGTGATGTCGCCGCAGGCCTATGGGTTCACAAACGTCACCTCGCAAGCCATGGGTCTCAGCGGAATCAACCCTGATGCGTACCTGTTCTGGGACGACGTTCATCCCACTCGGCGTGCTCACGAACTTTTGGGCCAGCTGGC
- the csaB gene encoding polysaccharide pyruvyl transferase CsaB, translated as MRKVILAGYFGEGNLGDDAIMGGCLEALHAAQIEPVVMYGGQAGSVQGYAVRCIPRRTMSAYAQEIQNADALVLGGGSIFQDVTSWRSTLYYANLVKVAKKAGKKVVMLGQGVGPLTHCLGKKAATAAFNAADAIVVRDPGSVQTLKSLGVKQIPRVGADMAYLLPNAEPGGAVESFSVGGMPAIGISPRPFGNDDSTIALFSDLCSLFIKGKMVPVLIAMDRGEDAKLIAAIREKSGGRIPTLKDITTPGDFQRQIMRLDGLVAMRLHAGILAACAGTAPFMLSYDPKVSAFSQLMGLPAAMSMKGISAQRVFDAYASFYEAREKMQRAVTNAVAKQRVEAQKNIDVLLGCLG; from the coding sequence GTGCGAAAGGTCATTTTGGCAGGCTACTTTGGTGAGGGCAACCTTGGCGATGACGCCATCATGGGCGGCTGTCTCGAAGCCCTGCATGCAGCTCAGATAGAACCGGTCGTCATGTACGGCGGCCAGGCTGGCTCCGTCCAGGGGTACGCGGTGCGGTGCATTCCGCGGCGAACCATGTCCGCCTACGCGCAGGAGATCCAAAACGCCGATGCGCTGGTCCTCGGCGGCGGAAGCATCTTCCAGGACGTCACCAGTTGGCGAAGCACCCTGTACTACGCGAACCTCGTGAAGGTCGCCAAGAAGGCGGGAAAGAAGGTCGTGATGTTGGGCCAAGGAGTCGGCCCGCTGACCCACTGTCTCGGAAAGAAGGCGGCAACCGCCGCCTTCAATGCCGCCGATGCCATCGTCGTTCGCGATCCTGGTTCAGTGCAGACTCTGAAGAGCCTAGGTGTCAAGCAGATTCCGCGCGTGGGGGCCGACATGGCTTACTTGCTGCCGAACGCCGAGCCGGGGGGAGCGGTAGAGAGCTTTTCCGTTGGCGGCATGCCCGCCATCGGCATCTCTCCGCGTCCATTTGGCAATGACGATTCCACCATTGCCCTCTTCTCAGATCTCTGCTCGCTCTTCATCAAGGGCAAAATGGTGCCCGTGCTCATCGCGATGGACCGTGGAGAGGACGCCAAGCTCATCGCTGCAATCCGCGAGAAGAGCGGGGGGCGCATTCCCACGCTGAAGGACATCACGACTCCCGGCGACTTCCAACGCCAGATCATGCGACTGGATGGTTTGGTCGCGATGCGCTTGCACGCGGGGATCCTCGCGGCGTGCGCGGGGACCGCCCCCTTCATGCTTAGTTACGATCCCAAAGTTTCGGCGTTTAGTCAATTGATGGGATTGCCAGCAGCCATGTCGATGAAAGGGATCAGCGCGCAGCGTGTGTTCGACGCGTACGCGTCGTTCTACGAAGCCCGGGAGAAAATGCAGCGCGCCGTGACGAACGCGGTCGCGAAGCAACGGGTTGAGGCCCAAAAGAACATCGACGTCCTTCTCGGGTGCCTTGGTTGA
- a CDS encoding rhomboid family intramembrane serine protease, which yields MVTYTLIALNVIIYLWDRNGALLGPSVVFSDLTMKPRDVVAAVTGHGDWKAMTTLFTSLFLHGNLTHLIGNLIFLLTFGENVEAAMGPARYTVMYLFWGLFASVAHVLVLASSGVPTLGASGAIGGVLGAYFLLFPANRITLIVFPFLFWPVEVAAWILLSLWFLWQIIFPQQGVANWAHAGGFLAGMLTVIIAGGPQRLLRGKQFSFDHD from the coding sequence GTGGTGACGTACACGTTGATCGCGCTCAACGTGATCATTTACTTGTGGGACCGGAATGGTGCGCTGCTCGGACCGAGCGTCGTCTTTTCGGATCTCACCATGAAGCCGCGCGATGTGGTCGCCGCCGTCACGGGCCACGGCGACTGGAAGGCGATGACGACCCTGTTCACATCGCTGTTCCTCCACGGCAACCTCACCCACCTGATCGGCAACCTGATCTTCTTGCTGACCTTTGGCGAGAACGTCGAGGCGGCCATGGGCCCAGCACGCTACACCGTGATGTACTTGTTCTGGGGCTTGTTTGCCTCGGTCGCGCACGTACTCGTTCTGGCAAGCTCGGGCGTCCCCACTTTGGGCGCATCGGGGGCCATCGGCGGGGTTCTTGGAGCCTACTTCCTGCTTTTCCCCGCAAACCGCATTACACTGATCGTCTTTCCGTTCCTGTTTTGGCCCGTCGAAGTTGCCGCATGGATCCTTCTTAGCCTTTGGTTCCTGTGGCAGATCATTTTCCCCCAGCAGGGCGTAGCCAATTGGGCCCATGCGGGCGGGTTCCTCGCTGGCATGCTGACCGTGATCATCGCAGGGGGACCTCAGCGATTGCTCAGAGGAAAGCAGTTCTCATTTGACCATGACTGA
- a CDS encoding MarR family transcriptional regulator, which produces MSNHRDSFLVNYSPMGDSVLGDVQRRVWGSLLFCHATLTRKFNAELEQRGHLTLELYDVLLALEDAPDQRMTMSELARRVVFSPSGLTRLVDRLERKGFVQRIVHPQDRRSYLCALLPQGEQARKETWPCYAALIQEHFAVHMSPDEAACMRSVLHRTLGNPQNPLL; this is translated from the coding sequence ATGTCGAATCATCGGGACTCGTTTCTTGTAAACTACTCGCCAATGGGAGATTCGGTGCTAGGCGATGTTCAAAGACGAGTCTGGGGCAGCCTGCTGTTTTGCCATGCCACGCTCACGCGCAAGTTCAACGCCGAGCTGGAGCAACGGGGGCACCTGACACTGGAGCTCTATGATGTGTTGCTGGCTCTCGAAGACGCGCCCGATCAGCGCATGACGATGAGCGAGCTGGCTCGGCGCGTCGTTTTCAGCCCCAGCGGCCTGACACGGTTGGTGGACCGTCTTGAACGGAAGGGATTTGTCCAGCGAATCGTCCATCCTCAAGATCGTCGCAGCTACCTCTGTGCGCTCCTCCCGCAAGGAGAGCAAGCGCGCAAGGAGACTTGGCCGTGCTACGCCGCGCTCATCCAAGAACATTTCGCAGTGCACATGAGCCCCGATGAGGCCGCGTGCATGCGCTCAGTACTTCATCGAACTTTAGGCAATCCTCAGAACCCGCTCCTGTAA
- a CDS encoding S8 family serine peptidase, translated as MKRRIPIFNLRQRTRSCPPMLRLGALTTALLGVMAVSNVAHAQTFTNVTALKRIEASSKRQADREQAAVQKFAERTGLPMRQVLPNGGISILSRIENNRPIYVQTWGLSDAKTVEVDRLWPGGDLGLGLTGAGETLGIWEAGGNPETTHVEFGGRITIRDGNVTVSDHATHVAGIMAAGGINPLAKGMSYQANLSAYDAFNDASEAAIEAAGGLEISNHSYGARSGFQWLGEWYWYGDPGVDAFYDYTFGRYDFGCRQWDDLLYAAPYYLSCWSSGNQRYPGVPTTAFQHKVWNGTAWTDVTAARDAQEYYDTITGEQSSKNVLSVGAVETTDGNYLNPSSVRLADFSSTGPTDDGRIKPDVVGVGVQVLSSVPGNGYARFSGTSMSSPNVAGTAGLVNQHYKQVIGSRPLAATMKALLIHTAKEAGRVNQPFLVQPRVGPDYLFGWGLVDAAAAAQQINRASFDPLAIQELVLNQGQTLQFPIAATNAGPVKVTIAWTDPAGTSGPIAANDRTPKLVNDLDLRVVRNSDNQVFMPWVLDPANPGNLATFGDNFRDNVEQVYISVPTPGLYTVEISHKGGSLLPTGSQAVSVVTTAIAPDGYEALTLAPSAAVGGVENAAATLTLVDPATDDHVVSLTSSNPSAASVPSTVTVPQGQSSVTIPITTASVRPAPGRSSVDVTIIAASSLGNRSVLLHVLPIGIGSLTLDPDAVVGGNTATGFVTLNAPAAQYGAAVVITSDLPGVAKSTRNWILIPPGKTTGEFKIRTKPVTSQSTVIIRASRLGSEAEADLTVLRTSLTSLVSSPSDPVGGQTLKLTVSLNGPAPTGGSTVTLSSSNSAIAPVPASVQIPAGRKTVVVNVRTSAVSAATNVTFTAARLGITKTSQITVRP; from the coding sequence ATGAAACGGCGAATCCCGATTTTCAACCTGAGGCAGCGCACCCGATCCTGCCCACCCATGCTCAGGCTTGGCGCGCTGACCACAGCGTTGCTGGGCGTCATGGCCGTAAGTAACGTTGCGCACGCGCAGACATTCACAAACGTTACAGCGCTCAAGCGCATCGAGGCGAGCTCAAAGCGGCAAGCCGATCGCGAGCAGGCGGCGGTCCAGAAATTTGCCGAGCGCACGGGTCTACCCATGCGGCAGGTGCTCCCAAACGGGGGAATCAGCATCTTGAGCCGCATCGAAAACAACCGACCGATCTACGTTCAGACTTGGGGCCTCTCGGACGCCAAGACGGTAGAAGTGGATCGACTGTGGCCTGGCGGTGACTTGGGATTGGGCCTCACGGGTGCGGGTGAAACACTGGGTATCTGGGAAGCAGGTGGAAACCCCGAAACGACTCATGTTGAGTTCGGTGGCCGAATCACAATCCGGGATGGAAACGTAACGGTCAGCGACCACGCGACCCACGTCGCGGGCATCATGGCAGCGGGAGGAATCAATCCGCTGGCAAAGGGGATGTCGTACCAGGCGAACTTGAGCGCGTACGACGCGTTTAATGATGCGAGTGAAGCAGCGATTGAGGCTGCTGGCGGGCTGGAAATCTCGAACCACTCGTACGGTGCCCGCAGCGGTTTCCAATGGCTCGGTGAGTGGTACTGGTACGGCGACCCGGGCGTTGACGCCTTCTACGACTACACGTTTGGACGTTACGATTTCGGTTGCCGCCAGTGGGACGACCTTCTGTACGCCGCACCGTACTACCTGTCGTGCTGGTCCTCGGGTAACCAGCGCTATCCCGGCGTTCCGACGACGGCTTTCCAGCACAAGGTGTGGAACGGTACCGCTTGGACCGACGTCACCGCAGCTCGCGATGCGCAGGAGTACTATGACACCATTACCGGTGAGCAGTCGTCCAAGAACGTGCTTTCTGTCGGCGCGGTCGAAACGACCGACGGAAACTACCTGAACCCCTCCAGTGTTCGACTCGCCGACTTTTCGAGCACCGGACCAACCGATGACGGACGCATCAAGCCCGACGTCGTCGGCGTCGGTGTCCAAGTCCTTTCGTCCGTCCCGGGTAACGGCTACGCGCGATTTAGCGGCACCAGCATGTCCTCGCCAAACGTGGCCGGTACCGCAGGCTTGGTGAACCAACATTACAAGCAGGTCATCGGCTCGCGACCGCTGGCAGCAACCATGAAGGCACTGCTCATCCACACTGCCAAGGAAGCAGGTCGGGTGAATCAGCCGTTCCTCGTTCAGCCTCGCGTCGGTCCCGACTACCTGTTCGGCTGGGGATTGGTGGATGCGGCAGCTGCTGCCCAGCAGATCAACCGCGCTTCGTTTGATCCGCTAGCGATTCAGGAGTTGGTCCTGAATCAAGGGCAGACGTTACAGTTCCCAATCGCAGCAACCAATGCGGGCCCAGTCAAGGTGACGATTGCTTGGACCGACCCCGCGGGTACAAGCGGCCCAATCGCAGCCAATGACCGCACTCCGAAGCTGGTCAACGACCTGGATCTCCGAGTCGTTCGAAATTCAGACAACCAGGTGTTCATGCCTTGGGTCCTAGACCCGGCGAACCCGGGCAACCTTGCGACGTTCGGGGACAACTTCCGCGACAATGTGGAGCAAGTCTACATCTCGGTCCCGACGCCCGGTCTGTACACCGTTGAGATTAGCCACAAGGGTGGCTCGCTGTTGCCGACGGGTAGCCAAGCGGTTAGCGTCGTCACCACGGCCATCGCTCCTGATGGATATGAGGCACTCACGCTGGCCCCAAGCGCAGCCGTAGGTGGTGTCGAGAACGCGGCCGCCACGCTGACACTGGTCGACCCTGCCACGGATGATCACGTCGTCAGCCTCACGAGCAGCAATCCGAGCGCAGCGTCGGTCCCGTCCACCGTGACCGTCCCGCAAGGCCAGTCTTCGGTCACTATTCCGATTACGACCGCGTCGGTACGCCCGGCTCCGGGTCGAAGCTCGGTAGACGTGACGATCATCGCCGCGAGTAGCCTTGGCAACCGCAGCGTGCTCCTCCACGTTCTCCCGATCGGCATCGGCAGCTTGACGCTCGACCCCGACGCAGTCGTCGGCGGCAACACCGCGACCGGCTTCGTCACGCTGAACGCTCCCGCGGCTCAGTACGGCGCAGCTGTGGTGATCACGAGCGACCTACCTGGCGTTGCCAAGTCAACCCGCAACTGGATCCTGATCCCGCCGGGCAAGACGACCGGTGAATTCAAGATCCGCACAAAGCCGGTCACGTCGCAATCGACGGTCATCATCCGAGCCAGCCGCTTGGGTAGCGAAGCCGAGGCGGATCTGACCGTGCTCCGAACGTCGCTCACTTCGCTGGTCTCGTCGCCGAGCGACCCGGTCGGTGGCCAGACGCTCAAGCTGACGGTCAGCCTCAACGGCCCGGCACCGACAGGCGGTTCAACCGTGACTCTGTCAAGCAGCAACTCGGCGATAGCGCCAGTCCCTGCTTCGGTTCAGATCCCGGCGGGACGCAAGACGGTGGTCGTAAACGTACGAACGTCGGCTGTATCTGCAGCCACGAACGTCACGTTCACCGCGGCTCGTTTGGGAATCACCAAGACCTCGCAGATCACCGTTCGACCGTAA
- a CDS encoding glycosyltransferase, with product MRIWILTVGEPLPVDGSNERLFRSGLLAQELARRGHDVTFWSSAFDHVRKQWRTGQTETRKIHDPAPYELVLLKGTGYRRNISLARMRDHRAVAREFARLWPSLPRPDVILCSIPIVELATEALKVGCPVALDCRDMWPDIFADAGPSIARPAIKRLLSPLARETTAAFRKADAVLGHTAPFVDWGLQYAGRAKTKWDRDFPFGYTSQEPDAQQLEAAKAFWDVLGVGTDPHRKVLCFFGAISHQFEFDELVMALRTLSPERRRSVQMVLCGDGENRAGLAAAAADLADGSLVVPGWVDRAAIWELMRRSSMGLAPYQDEPMYHSSIPNKVIEYFSAGLPVAWRLSTGLVADMVAQTGCGMVYGTAQRLLSTEFVDGPAARQAAAALFDHRFKADIVYPAFADHLEALAKK from the coding sequence GTGCGGATTTGGATACTGACCGTCGGAGAACCGCTCCCGGTCGACGGTTCGAACGAACGGCTCTTCCGGAGCGGGTTGTTAGCCCAGGAGCTCGCACGTCGTGGCCATGATGTGACCTTTTGGTCTAGCGCATTCGACCACGTCCGAAAGCAGTGGCGGACTGGGCAAACTGAGACCCGGAAGATTCACGATCCCGCGCCGTACGAGCTGGTGCTACTCAAGGGCACGGGATATCGCCGCAACATCTCGCTGGCCCGGATGCGCGACCATCGTGCCGTCGCCCGGGAGTTCGCCCGACTGTGGCCTTCGCTCCCTCGGCCCGACGTCATCCTGTGCAGCATTCCCATTGTCGAGCTCGCGACCGAAGCACTCAAAGTCGGATGTCCCGTGGCCCTGGACTGCCGCGACATGTGGCCGGATATCTTCGCCGATGCGGGGCCGAGTATTGCGCGGCCAGCGATCAAGAGGCTCCTGTCGCCTCTTGCCAGGGAGACCACGGCGGCGTTCCGCAAGGCGGATGCGGTGCTCGGGCACACCGCGCCGTTTGTGGACTGGGGATTGCAATACGCGGGACGCGCGAAGACCAAGTGGGATCGGGACTTTCCGTTTGGCTACACCAGCCAAGAGCCCGACGCGCAGCAGCTTGAGGCGGCCAAGGCGTTCTGGGATGTCCTAGGTGTCGGCACCGACCCCCATCGCAAGGTGCTCTGCTTTTTTGGAGCGATCTCGCACCAGTTCGAGTTTGACGAGCTGGTGATGGCGCTGCGCACGTTGAGCCCCGAGCGCAGGCGGTCTGTGCAGATGGTGCTGTGCGGCGACGGCGAAAACCGCGCCGGGCTTGCAGCGGCGGCAGCAGACTTGGCCGACGGTTCGCTGGTGGTGCCCGGGTGGGTAGACCGAGCAGCGATCTGGGAGCTCATGCGCCGGAGCTCGATGGGGCTCGCGCCGTATCAGGATGAGCCGATGTACCACAGTTCGATTCCGAACAAGGTCATCGAGTACTTCAGCGCCGGTCTTCCGGTCGCGTGGCGGTTGAGCACTGGGCTCGTGGCGGATATGGTCGCCCAGACCGGCTGCGGGATGGTTTACGGCACGGCGCAGCGTCTTCTGAGCACCGAGTTCGTAGATGGACCTGCGGCACGCCAAGCGGCCGCAGCTCTCTTTGATCACCGGTTCAAGGCCGACATTGTCTACCCGGCATTCGCCGATCACCTCGAGGCTCTCGCAAAGAAATAG
- a CDS encoding ATP-binding cassette domain-containing protein, giving the protein MHVLLDSVALSTQASPLSLTLSAGGSLAIMGRPGSGKTHFLEVLVRRKRAPRGAVRLDAPVCTAGNVAMDRRSTPQSIATELVGRRATEKIAEALTRLGLWEVRRSSVTGLSPGFRAAADLLAIFLADPGVLVIDGHLDLLDPWNLESVLEGLAMRCQRGSSLVLTTARPDIAERCERLLVLASQRVVFCGTHAELNARFGPIVVEVQTNDSALVRQAVRPFQVRAVTQAEGTVRFEAEAGQAVVASLLRDGYGVVQSVTTRQRSFAEILSQLDRDTMVR; this is encoded by the coding sequence ATGCACGTCTTGCTTGACTCGGTTGCCCTGAGCACACAGGCGTCCCCGTTGAGCCTCACGCTCTCGGCGGGCGGGAGTCTTGCGATCATGGGACGTCCTGGCAGCGGCAAGACGCACTTCCTTGAGGTCCTCGTGCGACGGAAGCGTGCGCCGCGGGGCGCGGTTCGACTCGATGCGCCGGTTTGCACCGCAGGCAATGTCGCGATGGATCGGCGCTCCACACCCCAGTCGATTGCGACTGAGCTGGTCGGTCGGCGTGCGACCGAGAAAATCGCCGAAGCCCTCACCCGGCTCGGGCTTTGGGAGGTGCGCCGTTCCTCAGTGACTGGGCTGAGCCCCGGATTTCGCGCAGCAGCCGATCTGCTTGCGATCTTCTTGGCCGACCCCGGCGTGCTCGTCATCGACGGGCACCTGGACTTGCTTGATCCGTGGAACCTCGAATCGGTCCTCGAAGGCTTGGCCATGCGTTGCCAACGCGGTTCCAGCCTAGTGCTGACGACCGCGCGTCCGGACATCGCCGAAAGGTGCGAGCGTTTGCTGGTTCTCGCCAGCCAGAGGGTGGTTTTCTGTGGCACGCATGCGGAACTCAACGCTCGGTTTGGGCCGATCGTCGTAGAGGTCCAGACGAACGATTCCGCGCTTGTGCGCCAAGCAGTGCGCCCATTCCAGGTACGGGCCGTGACCCAGGCGGAAGGCACCGTCCGGTTCGAAGCCGAGGCGGGCCAAGCAGTGGTGGCGTCACTGCTCCGAGACGGGTACGGCGTCGTCCAGTCGGTGACGACCCGCCAGCGGTCGTTCGCCGAGATTCTGAGCCAGCTAGACCGAGATACAATGGTGCGATGA
- a CDS encoding aminopeptidase P family protein: protein MNQIDRIQRRLLDLDAPAALIVDPVHVQWATGFSGSSGAVIVSEAGSAFVTDSRYGVQAHEEVTGCSITIFQTPKTLYQVVADELKSLGVSALIVEDSMSLAALYGWQNALQGVELTPTKDMLAPLAMIKTSEEVAIIEEACKVADACFDHVRRMIQVGVSEIDIAIDIDFYMRRQGARSSFETIAVSGPNSAKPHGKPTERKLQPGDFLTLDFGAMVQNYCSDMTRTLMIGEPTPRHLQIYNRVLESQVAAIEAIAPGANGKEVDGLVRTILDKDDFAKYFGHGLGHGLGRRVHDPGALSMTRDQPIEVGQVWTVEPGVYIEGFGGVRIEDDVVVTPEGCRVLTHSPKELIVCS from the coding sequence GTGAATCAAATCGACCGTATCCAACGACGACTGCTCGATCTCGATGCGCCCGCGGCCCTGATTGTCGATCCAGTCCACGTGCAATGGGCCACCGGATTTTCGGGCTCGTCCGGTGCCGTGATCGTGAGCGAGGCGGGCTCGGCGTTCGTGACCGACAGCCGGTACGGGGTTCAGGCGCACGAGGAAGTGACCGGTTGCTCTATCACGATCTTCCAAACGCCAAAGACGCTCTACCAAGTTGTCGCGGACGAACTCAAATCGCTTGGCGTCTCCGCGCTGATCGTGGAGGATTCGATGTCCTTGGCGGCCCTGTACGGTTGGCAGAACGCGCTGCAGGGCGTCGAGCTCACCCCGACCAAAGACATGCTCGCTCCGCTGGCGATGATCAAGACCTCGGAGGAGGTCGCGATCATTGAGGAGGCTTGCAAAGTCGCCGACGCGTGCTTCGACCACGTTCGCCGCATGATCCAAGTTGGAGTCAGCGAGATCGACATCGCCATAGACATCGACTTCTACATGCGCCGGCAGGGTGCAAGGAGCTCATTTGAGACGATTGCAGTGAGCGGACCGAACAGCGCAAAACCGCACGGCAAACCAACAGAGCGCAAGCTTCAACCCGGCGACTTCCTAACCCTCGATTTCGGCGCGATGGTTCAGAACTATTGCAGCGATATGACGCGAACGCTCATGATCGGCGAGCCGACGCCAAGGCACCTCCAAATCTACAATCGCGTGCTTGAATCGCAGGTCGCGGCGATCGAGGCGATCGCCCCGGGCGCAAACGGTAAGGAGGTGGATGGATTGGTGCGGACGATCCTCGACAAGGACGACTTTGCCAAGTACTTCGGGCACGGTCTCGGGCACGGCCTGGGGCGGCGGGTCCACGACCCAGGCGCGCTCAGCATGACTCGCGATCAGCCCATCGAGGTGGGACAGGTGTGGACGGTCGAACCCGGCGTGTACATCGAAGGGTTCGGCGGTGTTCGGATCGAGGACGACGTGGTCGTTACCCCCGAGGGGTGCCGGGTACTCACCCATAGCCCCAAAGAGCTCATTGTCTGCAGCTAG
- the aroQ gene encoding type II 3-dehydroquinate dehydratase gives MTNESLKVLVLHGPNLNLTGFREPDLYGKEPLDKIDSRIQAAAATLDIQVRIVQSNHEGTLIDTIQDQRKWANAIVINPGGLTHYSIALRDALASVRIPVFEVHLSNTFAREEFRHHSVVAPIAAGVIVGCGAIGYVLALEAAKDHIAGVV, from the coding sequence GTGACCAATGAATCTCTGAAGGTGCTCGTCCTGCACGGGCCGAACCTGAATCTCACCGGATTTCGTGAGCCCGACCTGTACGGCAAGGAGCCTCTGGACAAAATTGACAGCCGGATCCAAGCGGCGGCAGCCACGCTCGACATTCAGGTCCGGATCGTCCAATCGAATCACGAAGGCACCCTGATCGACACCATTCAGGATCAGCGCAAGTGGGCGAATGCCATCGTCATCAATCCCGGCGGCCTGACCCACTACTCCATCGCCTTGCGCGATGCGCTTGCCAGCGTGCGCATTCCTGTCTTCGAAGTCCATCTCAGTAACACGTTCGCGCGCGAAGAGTTTCGACACCACTCGGTAGTCGCGCCGATCGCAGCGGGCGTCATTGTCGGGTGCGGTGCCATCGGCTACGTGCTCGCCCTCGAAGCGGCGAAAGACCACATTGCGGGAGTCGTCTAG
- a CDS encoding Trm112 family protein, translated as MEPDFLELLACPRCATRPALELRSDLLVCTECGCGYRVVNGIPHLLPEDAIESESLKELLRDQ; from the coding sequence ATGGAACCCGACTTTCTCGAACTGCTCGCTTGCCCCCGATGTGCCACTCGCCCGGCACTGGAGTTGCGGAGCGACCTGCTTGTCTGCACCGAGTGCGGATGCGGTTATCGAGTCGTGAATGGGATCCCTCATCTTTTGCCGGAGGACGCGATCGAATCCGAATCGCTGAAGGAGTTGCTGCGTGACCAATGA
- a CDS encoding glycosyltransferase family 4 protein, translated as MEHKPVVALDASLAGGTSTGDSRYWTGLIRALSQLDTGLDIVLLTNGEPHFELPGPHARVVALPAASPRWYSLIGWPLAAKRARAEVFHTQYSLSPLIDHGGVTTIHDVSFFVGPEWFRPRDRLLLTRSIPSTVRRAARVITVSETSRREIEHFIPAAIGKTVAIPNALDDGFAPPSREVARTQVQADFGIDLPYALTVGTRWPRKNMDLAVQAVLKLEIDLELVVTGKPGWGPELSHPRIRRVGYVSDAQLAALYAAAEVYLAPSRHEGFGIPLLESWAARTPVIASSGGAFSEVAGEAAVIVPSWEAEAWAQAITSLLSDSTKIERLKSLGTERLREFSWQRTAEATAAVYAALVP; from the coding sequence ATGGAGCATAAACCGGTCGTCGCGCTCGACGCTTCGCTCGCAGGCGGCACTTCCACCGGTGACTCGCGCTACTGGACCGGGCTCATCCGTGCGCTAAGCCAACTCGATACGGGGCTGGATATTGTGCTCTTAACCAATGGCGAACCGCACTTCGAACTGCCGGGTCCGCATGCTCGGGTGGTCGCGCTTCCCGCCGCCTCGCCCCGTTGGTACAGCCTTATCGGCTGGCCCCTCGCCGCCAAGCGTGCGAGGGCCGAGGTGTTCCACACGCAGTACTCGCTCTCGCCGCTGATCGACCACGGTGGGGTTACCACCATCCACGACGTTTCCTTCTTTGTCGGGCCGGAATGGTTTCGGCCCCGCGATCGGCTGCTGCTGACCCGCTCCATCCCGAGCACTGTCCGTCGCGCAGCAAGGGTCATCACCGTCTCCGAAACGAGCCGACGCGAGATCGAGCACTTTATCCCCGCGGCGATTGGGAAGACGGTGGCCATTCCGAACGCTCTCGACGACGGATTCGCGCCTCCGAGCCGGGAAGTCGCTCGGACCCAGGTCCAGGCCGACTTCGGGATAGATCTCCCCTATGCCCTCACGGTCGGGACTCGGTGGCCGCGCAAGAACATGGACCTTGCGGTCCAGGCGGTCTTGAAACTTGAGATAGACCTGGAACTCGTGGTTACCGGCAAGCCCGGCTGGGGCCCGGAGCTTTCGCACCCGCGGATCCGCCGAGTGGGGTACGTTTCCGATGCCCAGTTGGCAGCACTCTATGCTGCCGCCGAGGTGTATCTCGCTCCGAGTCGCCACGAAGGGTTCGGCATACCTTTGCTTGAGTCTTGGGCGGCTCGTACCCCGGTGATTGCGAGCTCGGGCGGGGCGTTTTCTGAGGTTGCAGGCGAGGCGGCGGTTATCGTTCCCAGTTGGGAGGCCGAGGCGTGGGCTCAGGCGATCACCTCACTGCTGTCCGATTCGACTAAAATAGAGCGTCTGAAATCGCTTGGCACGGAGCGGCTGCGAGAGTTCTCGTGGCAGCGAACTGCCGAGGCGACCGCTGCGGTGTACGCCGCGCTTGTACCGTGA